In Halobaculum rubrum, the following are encoded in one genomic region:
- a CDS encoding class I SAM-dependent methyltransferase, which yields MGFHTFDADRADKLEDPGRFRYCSGEELLAALAVPADATVADLGSGTGFYTDVIAPHVGTCYAVDVQSEMHDLYAEKGTPENVETVTAGVEDLSLADDTLDAAFSTMTYHEYASDESLAELARVVRPGGRVVTVDWTADGPGEAGPPRDERFGVGDAASAFEDAGFTVERAETRTDTFVLVARR from the coding sequence ATGGGATTTCACACGTTCGACGCCGACCGCGCGGACAAGCTCGAAGACCCCGGCCGATTCCGCTACTGCTCCGGCGAGGAACTGCTCGCCGCGCTGGCGGTCCCCGCGGACGCGACGGTCGCCGACCTCGGGTCCGGAACCGGCTTTTACACCGACGTGATCGCGCCGCACGTCGGCACCTGCTACGCCGTCGACGTGCAGTCGGAAATGCACGACCTGTACGCCGAGAAGGGAACTCCGGAGAACGTCGAGACAGTCACCGCCGGCGTCGAGGACCTCTCGCTGGCCGACGACACCCTCGACGCCGCCTTCTCGACGATGACGTACCACGAGTACGCGAGCGACGAGTCGCTGGCGGAACTCGCGCGCGTCGTCCGCCCCGGCGGCCGCGTCGTCACGGTCGACTGGACCGCCGACGGCCCCGGCGAGGCCGGGCCGCCGCGCGACGAGCGGTTCGGCGTCGGCGACGCCGCCAGCGCGTTCGAGGACGCCGGCTTCACCGTCGAGCGCGCCGAGACACGCACCGACACGTTCGTCCTCGTCGCGCGTCGCTGA